From one Montipora capricornis isolate CH-2021 chromosome 10, ASM3666992v2, whole genome shotgun sequence genomic stretch:
- the LOC138019619 gene encoding melanocyte-stimulating hormone receptor-like, translating into MELHFEKQLCLGSGIPFLFLLFLITLPNGFILMVLYKNPLRCFRRSFSVFLAFLCAIDFFVGLVVCSGEALTRFLCFFGYRSIPREGDIVTILDYFGINSSILLVTSMSVDRFIAVLFPHTYRRKLKPKTTIIINTCIVTFSLIFALLQLSSISVKVYRTIDLHLHTTFSLSTTAVAYLGIFFSVKKQSRSFSEKQKAMPSNTTLNDIRRERKAKMERKLAVTSFFILLVLILSLIPYFAVILVDIYCESCGKKNWFLALKESCIVFLFVNSVANPFLATFRISELKKSCRIACGFSLRKNNEATANFINLTDFSSRPMPGGRVEQSGGLLMLNVKCEAVTLKNIRRLSNLPG; encoded by the coding sequence ATGGAACTTCATTTTGAAAAACAGCTTTGCCTGGGAAGTGGAATACCTTTcctgtttttgttgtttcttATTACGCTTCCAAATGGTTTCATCCTAATGGTGCTGTACAAAAACCCTTTGCGGTGTTTCAGGAGATCTTTTTCCGTGTTTCTGGCCTTCCTATGCGCAATAGATTTTTTCGTTGGGCTTGTAGTCTGCTCTGGAGAAGCCCTGACGCGATTCCTGTGCTTCTTTGGTTATCGGAGCATTCCCAGAGAAGGAGACATTGTTACAATATTGGATTACTTCGGAATCAACAGCTCTATCTTGCTAGTGACCTCAATGTCCGTCGATCGCTTCATAGCAGTTCTATTTCCTCATACCTATCGAAGAAAGCTAAAGCCAAAAACaactattattatcaataccTGCATCGTAACTTTTTCATTGATCTTTGCCTTACTCCAATTATCTAGCATTTCGGTGAAGGTTTATCGCACAATTGACTTGCATTTGCACACGACATTTTCTCTTTCCACCACTGCAGTCGCTTATCTCGGAATTTTCTTTTCCGTGAAGAAGCAATCGCGATCTTTTTCGGAGAAACAAAAGGCCATGCCAAGCAACACTACGCTGAACGACAtacgacgagaaagaaaggcaaaaatggaaagaaagcTCGCCGTaacttcattttttattttgctcgttCTTATTCTTTCATTGATCCCTTACTTTGCTGTCATCTTAGTTGACATTTACTGTGAAAGCTGTGGAAAGAAAAACTGGTTTTTAGCTTTGAAAGAATCTTGTATTGTGTTTCTGTTTGTGAACTCAGTGGCTAATCCTTTCTTGGCGACATTTCGCATCAGCGAATTGAAGAAGTCCTGCAGAATCGCGTGTGGCTTCAGTTTAAGGAAAAATAACGAGGCAACAGCGAATTTTATCAACTTGACGGATTTTTCATCAAGACCAATGCCTGGTGGTCGTGTGGAACAATCAGGCGGCTTGCTCATGCTGAATGTGAAGTGCGAAGCGGtaactttgaaaaatattcgCAGACTCAGCAACTTACCCGGCTGA